From a region of the Agrobacterium tumefaciens genome:
- a CDS encoding YifB family Mg chelatase-like AAA ATPase, whose protein sequence is MVARVCTVAFQGIEGVPVEVQVMVAPGRVGINIVGLPDKAVAESRERVQAALHASGLALPAKKVTVNLAPADLPKEGSHFDLPIALGLMAALGAIPSDALNGYLVLGELNLDGTIGAVAGALPAAIAANVQGKGLICPAESGPEAAWAGADIDILAPRSLIALANHFRGTQHLSRPQPTIRSNPANLPDLADIKGQESAKRALEVAAAGGHNLLMVGPPGSGKSMLAARLPSILPPLEAAELLEVSMVHSIAGQLSGGKLSDRRPFRTPHHSATMAALVGGGLKAKPGEASLAHHGILFLDEFPEFTPQALDALRQPLETGECIIARANHRVSYPANIQLVAAMNPCKCGMAGEPGFTCARGPRCVADYQARISGPLMDRIDIRIDVPAVSAADLIRPAVSESSADVAARVARARRAQQERYALAGAAGIRTNARCSTALIEKFAEPDAPGLQLLRDAAERLKFSARGYHRILKVARTLADLDGKATVGRIHVAEAVSYRIAGQRLTAAA, encoded by the coding sequence ATGGTTGCAAGAGTTTGTACGGTTGCTTTTCAGGGTATCGAGGGCGTGCCTGTTGAAGTGCAGGTGATGGTGGCGCCGGGCAGGGTCGGCATCAATATCGTCGGTCTGCCAGACAAGGCTGTTGCCGAAAGCCGGGAGCGGGTACAGGCGGCGTTGCATGCCTCGGGACTTGCGCTCCCTGCCAAGAAAGTCACGGTAAACCTCGCACCTGCCGATCTGCCCAAGGAGGGGTCGCATTTCGATCTCCCCATCGCCCTTGGCCTGATGGCGGCACTGGGAGCAATTCCTTCGGACGCGCTGAATGGCTATCTGGTGTTGGGCGAACTGAACCTCGACGGCACCATCGGTGCGGTTGCCGGTGCTTTGCCCGCAGCTATCGCTGCCAATGTTCAAGGCAAGGGGCTCATATGTCCGGCCGAAAGCGGTCCGGAAGCGGCCTGGGCCGGGGCAGATATCGACATTCTGGCGCCGCGCAGCCTGATAGCGCTTGCCAATCATTTTCGCGGTACGCAGCATCTCTCCAGACCGCAGCCGACCATCCGCAGCAACCCGGCCAATCTCCCTGATCTTGCCGATATCAAAGGGCAGGAAAGCGCCAAACGTGCGCTGGAGGTCGCTGCCGCAGGTGGGCACAATCTCCTGATGGTCGGACCGCCGGGATCAGGAAAATCCATGCTGGCCGCCCGTCTTCCCTCCATCCTGCCGCCGCTCGAGGCAGCCGAGCTTCTTGAGGTGTCGATGGTGCATTCGATTGCCGGGCAACTCTCGGGCGGGAAACTATCGGATCGCCGGCCGTTCCGCACCCCGCATCATTCCGCCACCATGGCTGCACTTGTCGGCGGTGGACTGAAGGCGAAACCAGGGGAGGCGTCGCTTGCTCATCATGGCATACTCTTCCTCGACGAATTCCCGGAGTTTACGCCGCAGGCGCTGGATGCATTGCGCCAGCCACTCGAGACAGGCGAGTGCATTATTGCCCGTGCCAATCACCGCGTCAGCTATCCTGCAAATATCCAGCTCGTGGCGGCGATGAACCCGTGCAAATGCGGTATGGCGGGAGAGCCGGGCTTTACCTGTGCCAGAGGGCCTCGTTGCGTCGCAGATTATCAGGCGCGGATATCAGGCCCTTTGATGGATCGTATTGACATTCGTATCGATGTACCGGCCGTTTCGGCTGCCGACCTCATCCGCCCGGCGGTGTCTGAATCGAGCGCCGATGTCGCAGCCCGCGTTGCCCGTGCACGCAGGGCACAACAGGAACGCTACGCATTGGCAGGTGCGGCCGGAATTCGCACCAATGCACGCTGCTCGACTGCGTTGATTGAAAAATTCGCAGAGCCCGATGCTCCCGGTCTGCAATTGTTACGCGATGCGGCAGAGCGGCTGAAATTTTCTGCGCGTGGTTATCACCGCATTCTTAAAGTTGCCCGCACACTCGCCGATCTCGATGGCAAGGCCACAGTTGGCCGCATCCATGTTGCGGAAGCTGTGTCCTATCGTATTGCTGGACAGAGACTGACGGCGGCAGCCTGA
- a CDS encoding cupin domain-containing protein — MSFKMMFAAAATMAIRTVPLLPAYLRQGKDDAVVSASCTDLRLQSAPINPEWIIAGNPQARAADHSRSGDRASSTAMWDCTAGEFRWFFGWDETVYILEGEVHVTAEDGTVSILRVGDVAYFRAGTWATWRVDNYVRKVAFMRRPFPTALAFAYRVKNKLFSRRSYSLAA, encoded by the coding sequence ATGTCCTTCAAAATGATGTTTGCCGCTGCCGCAACGATGGCGATCCGCACGGTACCACTGCTGCCAGCCTATTTGCGGCAGGGAAAAGATGACGCAGTCGTCAGTGCATCCTGCACGGATTTGCGGCTGCAGTCTGCGCCCATTAATCCGGAATGGATCATCGCCGGTAATCCGCAGGCGCGCGCAGCCGACCACTCCAGAAGCGGTGACCGCGCCTCCAGCACGGCCATGTGGGATTGCACGGCGGGTGAGTTCCGTTGGTTCTTCGGTTGGGACGAAACCGTCTACATCCTTGAAGGTGAGGTACATGTAACGGCTGAAGACGGCACGGTCAGCATTCTGCGCGTTGGCGACGTCGCATACTTCCGCGCCGGAACATGGGCCACATGGCGGGTTGACAATTATGTCCGCAAGGTTGCCTTCATGCGCCGCCCGTTCCCCACCGCACTGGCGTTCGCATACCGCGTCAAGAACAAGCTTTTCTCCCGTCGTTCTTATTCTCTGGCGGCATGA
- the gshB gene encoding glutathione synthase: MAKIKNVAIQMDHVSGINIAGDSTFAMSLEAQARGYRLFHYTPDRLSMRDGKIYATVEQMELRDINGDHFSLSEPERVDLSTMDVIHLRQDPPFDMAYITSTHLLERIHPKTLVVNDPAWVRNSPEKIFVTEFADLMPATLITKDGAEIARFRQEMGDIILKPLYGNGGAGVFHSARDDRNFSSLLEMFGQMFREPYIAQQYLPDVRKGDKRILLVDGEPVGAINRVPAENDARSNMHAGGRPEPTELTTREKEICARIGPALRERGFLFVGIDVIGDYMTEINVTSPTGIREVRKFGGADVASLLWDAIEKKREAQDL, encoded by the coding sequence ATGGCGAAGATCAAGAACGTCGCGATCCAGATGGATCATGTGTCTGGCATCAACATTGCCGGTGACTCCACTTTCGCGATGAGCCTTGAGGCCCAGGCGCGTGGATACCGCCTGTTCCATTATACGCCGGATCGTCTCTCCATGCGCGACGGCAAGATTTACGCCACGGTCGAGCAGATGGAACTGCGGGATATCAACGGCGATCATTTTTCGCTTTCCGAACCGGAGCGTGTTGATCTGTCGACGATGGATGTCATCCATCTGCGACAGGACCCTCCCTTCGACATGGCCTACATCACCTCTACGCATCTTCTGGAGCGCATTCACCCGAAGACGCTGGTGGTGAACGATCCTGCCTGGGTGCGCAATTCGCCCGAAAAGATCTTCGTGACCGAATTTGCCGATCTCATGCCTGCAACGCTGATTACCAAGGATGGTGCAGAGATTGCCCGCTTCCGCCAGGAGATGGGCGATATCATTCTCAAGCCGCTTTATGGCAATGGCGGTGCGGGCGTCTTCCATTCGGCGCGTGATGATCGCAATTTCTCGTCGCTTCTGGAAATGTTCGGACAGATGTTCCGCGAGCCCTATATCGCCCAGCAATATCTGCCGGACGTAAGAAAGGGCGACAAGCGTATCCTGCTGGTAGATGGTGAGCCGGTGGGGGCTATCAACCGCGTGCCTGCGGAAAATGATGCCCGCTCCAACATGCATGCCGGTGGCCGTCCCGAGCCGACCGAGCTGACGACGCGTGAAAAAGAAATTTGTGCGCGGATTGGTCCGGCACTTCGCGAGCGCGGGTTCCTTTTTGTCGGTATCGATGTCATCGGCGACTACATGACCGAAATCAACGTGACCTCGCCAACCGGTATCCGGGAAGTCAGAAAGTTCGGTGGAGCCGACGTCGCAAGCCTCCTCTGGGACGCGATCGAGAAAAAGCGCGAAGCGCAGGATCTCTGA
- a CDS encoding sn-glycerol-3-phosphate import ATP-binding protein UgpC: MASIEISQVCKDYAGGVRAVHHVDIDIADGEFIVLVGPSGCGKSTLLRMVAGLEDISEGTVKIGDRAVNTVDPADRDIAMVFQNYALYPHMSVRENLEYGLKNRKTPKAEIDARVAEAARMLQLEPYLERKPRALSGGQRQRVAMGRAIVRKPAAFLFDEPLSNLDAKLRVSMRGEIKRLQKRLGTTSIYVTHDQLEAMTLADRLVVLNAGRIEQIGSPLEVYHTPASTFVASFIGSPAMNLLKGELHGDCLAIGPSLLSLNGFSPASGPVTVGMRAEDFRLAADGEQGFSLRVDYIEELGSQRLVHGTIGDQTLTVVFPPDIDVPATLPLSIAPEKLHFFSSETGKRLNRTSEQASSSHAQLQMA, translated from the coding sequence ATGGCTTCCATTGAAATCAGTCAGGTCTGCAAGGACTACGCAGGCGGCGTGCGTGCCGTCCATCATGTCGACATCGACATTGCCGACGGTGAGTTCATCGTGCTTGTCGGCCCGTCCGGTTGCGGGAAATCCACGCTGCTGCGCATGGTCGCCGGCCTTGAGGACATTTCCGAAGGCACGGTGAAGATTGGCGATCGTGCGGTTAACACTGTCGATCCGGCCGATCGCGACATCGCCATGGTCTTCCAGAACTACGCGCTTTATCCGCACATGTCCGTACGCGAAAACCTCGAATACGGTCTGAAAAACCGCAAGACACCCAAGGCGGAAATCGACGCTCGCGTTGCCGAGGCTGCCCGCATGCTGCAGCTTGAACCTTATCTTGAGCGCAAACCGCGCGCTCTGTCGGGTGGCCAGCGTCAGCGCGTCGCCATGGGTCGCGCCATCGTACGCAAGCCCGCAGCGTTCCTGTTCGATGAGCCGCTTTCCAACCTTGATGCCAAGCTTCGCGTTTCCATGCGCGGTGAGATCAAGCGCCTGCAGAAGCGTCTCGGCACAACGTCAATTTATGTAACCCACGATCAGCTTGAGGCCATGACGCTTGCGGACCGCCTGGTCGTTCTGAATGCTGGCCGCATCGAGCAGATCGGCTCACCGCTCGAGGTTTATCACACGCCTGCGTCGACCTTTGTCGCGAGTTTCATCGGTTCGCCTGCCATGAACCTGTTGAAGGGTGAACTGCATGGCGATTGCCTGGCAATCGGTCCGTCGCTGCTTTCACTCAATGGCTTTTCGCCCGCCTCGGGTCCGGTGACGGTCGGCATGCGCGCCGAGGACTTCCGTTTGGCTGCAGACGGCGAACAGGGCTTTTCCCTGCGGGTCGACTACATTGAGGAACTGGGCTCCCAGCGTCTCGTTCACGGCACGATCGGGGACCAGACACTGACGGTCGTTTTCCCGCCGGATATCGACGTTCCCGCCACGCTGCCGCTGTCGATTGCACCAGAGAAGCTGCATTTCTTCTCGTCCGAAACCGGTAAACGTCTGAACCGCACGAGCGAGCAGGCATCGTCCTCGCACGCCCAATTGCAGATGGCCTGA
- a CDS encoding peptide chain release factor 3 — protein MAETLAEAVSRRRTFAIIAHPDAGKTTLTEKLLLFGGAIQLAGEVKAKKDRIQTRSDWMKIERERGISVVTSVMTFEYNDRVFNILDTPGHEDFADDTYRTLTAVDAAIMVIDAAKGIEPRTLKLFEVCRMRDIPIITFINKMDRESRDPFEILDEVEEKLALDTAPVTWPVGRAKTFCGAYNLAHNTFRGVDTQVDGLPVNGPQAVADRLPENERHAFIEETELALEACRPFDRQAFLEGHMTPVFFGSALRNFGVRDLINALGEFAPPPRDQVADIRTVHAAEEKMTAFVFKIQANMDPNHRDRIAFARICSGKLERGMKARLARTGKQLGLTAPQFFFASQRQLADTAYAGDVVGIPNHGTLRIGDTLTEGESLVFQGVPNFSPEILRRVRLEDAMKAKKLKEALQQMAEEGVVQLFSPEDGSPAIVGVVGALQLDVLKERLMGEYGLPVSFEMSRFSVCRWVSSDQPAEFEKFLNVKRGDIARDLDGDPVFLAQDAFSLRYEAERYPAIKMVAIKEYHVAKAA, from the coding sequence ATGGCCGAAACACTTGCCGAGGCGGTCTCCCGCCGCCGCACATTTGCTATTATCGCGCACCCGGACGCCGGTAAGACGACGCTGACCGAAAAGCTGCTGCTGTTCGGCGGAGCAATTCAGCTTGCTGGTGAAGTGAAAGCGAAGAAGGATCGCATTCAGACCCGTTCTGACTGGATGAAGATCGAGCGAGAGCGCGGCATCTCCGTCGTCACCTCGGTCATGACCTTCGAATACAACGACAGGGTCTTCAACATCCTGGATACGCCTGGTCACGAAGACTTCGCGGACGATACCTATCGCACGCTGACGGCGGTGGATGCGGCCATCATGGTGATCGATGCCGCGAAAGGTATCGAGCCGAGAACGCTGAAGTTGTTCGAAGTCTGCCGCATGCGCGACATCCCGATCATCACCTTCATCAACAAGATGGACCGCGAGAGCCGCGATCCCTTCGAGATTCTCGATGAGGTTGAAGAGAAGCTGGCGCTGGATACGGCTCCAGTGACCTGGCCGGTCGGTCGCGCCAAGACATTCTGTGGAGCCTATAATCTTGCCCATAACACCTTCCGTGGCGTCGACACGCAGGTGGATGGTTTGCCGGTCAACGGTCCGCAGGCTGTCGCAGATCGGCTTCCGGAAAACGAACGCCATGCTTTTATCGAAGAGACGGAACTGGCGCTTGAAGCCTGCCGCCCCTTCGATCGTCAGGCGTTTCTGGAAGGCCACATGACGCCGGTCTTCTTCGGATCGGCCTTACGTAACTTCGGCGTGCGCGATCTCATCAATGCACTGGGTGAATTCGCTCCGCCGCCACGCGATCAGGTTGCTGATATCAGAACGGTTCATGCCGCCGAAGAAAAGATGACGGCGTTCGTCTTCAAGATCCAGGCGAACATGGACCCGAACCACCGTGACCGCATCGCCTTCGCCCGCATCTGCTCCGGCAAGCTGGAGCGTGGCATGAAAGCGCGGCTTGCCCGTACCGGCAAGCAGTTGGGTCTGACTGCGCCGCAGTTCTTCTTTGCCTCGCAGCGCCAGCTGGCCGACACCGCTTATGCAGGCGATGTGGTCGGCATTCCGAACCACGGCACTTTGCGTATCGGTGATACACTGACGGAAGGTGAAAGCCTGGTGTTCCAGGGCGTCCCGAACTTCTCACCGGAAATTCTGCGTCGTGTACGACTTGAAGATGCCATGAAGGCCAAGAAGCTGAAGGAAGCACTGCAGCAGATGGCGGAAGAGGGCGTCGTTCAGCTCTTCTCGCCGGAAGATGGTTCTCCGGCGATCGTCGGTGTTGTCGGCGCGCTGCAGCTCGACGTGTTGAAGGAGCGGCTGATGGGCGAATACGGCCTGCCGGTTTCCTTCGAAATGTCCCGCTTCTCCGTTTGCCGCTGGGTTTCCTCCGACCAGCCTGCGGAATTCGAGAAGTTCTTGAACGTCAAGCGTGGGGATATCGCCCGCGATCTGGATGGCGATCCGGTGTTTCTGGCACAGGACGCTTTCTCGCTGCGGTATGAAGCGGAACGCTACCCTGCGATCAAGATGGTCGCCATCAAGGAATATCACGTCGCCAAGGCGGCGTGA
- the dut gene encoding dUTP diphosphatase, which produces MTQQNDNRPALKLIRLDNGTGLELPSYETAGAAGMDLRAAVAADTPLVLKPGSRALVPTGFIFEVPFGYEAQIRPRSGLAIKNGITCLNSPGTVDSDYRGEVKVILANLGDADFVIERGMRIAQMVIAPVTQVVVREVTETSSTERGGGGFGSTGV; this is translated from the coding sequence ATGACCCAGCAAAATGACAATCGCCCCGCTCTCAAGCTCATCCGCCTCGACAATGGAACGGGCCTCGAACTGCCCTCCTACGAAACGGCCGGAGCAGCCGGCATGGACCTTCGTGCCGCTGTAGCCGCCGACACGCCCCTAGTGTTGAAGCCAGGCAGCCGTGCACTTGTGCCAACCGGCTTCATCTTTGAGGTCCCCTTTGGATATGAGGCGCAAATCCGTCCGCGCTCCGGGCTTGCCATCAAGAACGGCATTACCTGTCTGAATTCGCCTGGCACGGTGGACAGCGATTATCGCGGTGAGGTGAAGGTCATCCTCGCCAATCTCGGCGACGCCGATTTTGTTATCGAACGCGGCATGCGCATTGCCCAGATGGTGATTGCACCGGTAACTCAGGTCGTTGTGAGAGAGGTCACAGAGACATCCTCAACCGAGCGCGGTGGCGGCGGTTTTGGTTCGACCGGCGTCTGA
- the cysK gene encoding cysteine synthase A: MSETRKPGRGRVYSSITETIGDTPIVRLDKLAKEKGVKANLLAKLEFFNPIASVKDRIGVAMIEALEAQGKITPGKTTLVEPTSGNTGIALAFAAAAKGYKLILTMPETMSVERRKMLALLGAELVLTEGPKGMKGAIAKAQELAETLPDAIIPQQFENPANPEIHRKTTAEEIWNDTNGEVDILVSGIGTGGTITGTGQVLKSRKPDVKVIAVEPADSPVLSGGNPGPHKIQGIGAGFAPAILDTKVYDEIVTVTNDEAFATARLVASLEGVPVGISSGAALAAAIKVGSREENAGKNIVVIIPSFAERYLSTALFEGLGL; the protein is encoded by the coding sequence ATGTCGGAAACCAGAAAACCAGGGCGCGGACGCGTCTATTCCTCCATCACCGAGACCATTGGCGACACGCCGATCGTGCGGCTAGACAAGCTGGCAAAGGAAAAGGGCGTTAAGGCCAACCTGTTGGCGAAGCTCGAATTTTTTAACCCCATCGCATCCGTCAAGGACCGTATCGGCGTCGCCATGATCGAGGCGCTTGAGGCGCAGGGCAAGATCACGCCGGGCAAGACCACACTGGTCGAGCCAACGTCTGGCAATACCGGTATCGCACTCGCTTTTGCCGCTGCTGCAAAGGGCTACAAGCTTATTCTCACCATGCCGGAAACCATGTCGGTCGAGCGCCGCAAGATGCTGGCTCTGCTTGGCGCGGAACTGGTACTGACCGAAGGCCCGAAGGGCATGAAGGGCGCGATTGCCAAGGCGCAGGAGCTTGCCGAAACGCTGCCTGACGCGATCATTCCGCAACAGTTTGAGAATCCGGCCAATCCGGAAATTCACCGCAAGACCACGGCAGAAGAAATCTGGAACGACACCAATGGCGAGGTGGATATTCTGGTCTCCGGTATCGGCACCGGCGGCACGATTACCGGCACCGGTCAGGTTCTGAAATCCCGCAAGCCCGATGTAAAGGTTATCGCGGTTGAACCGGCTGACAGCCCGGTGCTTTCAGGCGGTAACCCTGGACCACACAAAATTCAGGGAATTGGCGCCGGATTCGCGCCAGCCATTCTCGACACCAAGGTCTACGACGAGATCGTTACCGTGACCAATGACGAAGCGTTTGCAACGGCCCGTCTCGTGGCGAGCCTCGAAGGCGTTCCGGTTGGCATTTCTTCTGGCGCAGCACTCGCAGCCGCCATCAAGGTTGGCTCGCGCGAGGAAAATGCCGGCAAGAACATTGTCGTCATCATTCCATCCTTCGCGGAACGGTATCTGTCGACGGCCCTATTCGAGGGGCTTGGTCTCTAA
- a CDS encoding LysE family translocator — MTVTTILAYATALFIAAAIPGPGMTAIVARALGSGFRETFFMGLGLVLGDMVYLTAVILGLAFVAQTFQEAFMVLKFAGAAYLLYIAWKLWTAGLLPQDLQARKSTSIGMSFLSGLFITLGNPKTMLFYVALVPTLIDIRMIGAAEYATLLGVTFLVLIAVLLPYILLASKARALLKRPSALTILNRAAAGILAGTAAMIAIRSA; from the coding sequence ATGACTGTGACCACCATTCTCGCTTATGCGACCGCACTCTTCATTGCCGCCGCCATTCCTGGCCCCGGCATGACGGCCATCGTGGCGCGAGCTCTGGGCTCCGGTTTTCGGGAAACCTTCTTCATGGGGCTCGGCCTGGTGCTTGGCGATATGGTCTACCTCACGGCCGTTATCCTTGGCCTTGCCTTTGTCGCACAGACCTTTCAGGAAGCTTTCATGGTGCTGAAGTTTGCAGGTGCAGCCTACCTGCTCTACATCGCCTGGAAGCTATGGACGGCGGGACTTCTGCCGCAGGACCTGCAGGCCAGGAAAAGCACGAGCATTGGCATGTCCTTTCTCTCCGGGCTTTTCATCACGCTCGGAAACCCCAAGACGATGCTGTTCTATGTGGCACTCGTGCCAACATTGATCGATATCCGTATGATTGGCGCAGCCGAATACGCCACGCTCCTGGGCGTAACCTTTCTTGTGCTGATAGCGGTTCTGTTGCCGTATATTCTGTTGGCCTCGAAAGCTCGCGCGCTCCTCAAGCGGCCCAGCGCTCTGACCATCCTCAACCGCGCCGCTGCGGGCATTCTGGCCGGAACAGCCGCGATGATCGCGATCAGGTCTGCCTGA